The proteins below come from a single Denticeps clupeoides chromosome 15, fDenClu1.1, whole genome shotgun sequence genomic window:
- the kcnj8 gene encoding ATP-sensitive inward rectifier potassium channel 8 translates to MLARKSIIPEEFALSGLASRIPRKPVFRDRVNKARFIAKSGSCNLAHKNIREQGRFLQDVFTTLVDLKWRFTLVIFTMTFLCSWLLFAMGWWLVAFAHGDLDPYAKSDLEQCVTNVKSFTSAFLFSIEVQVTIGFGGRMITEQCPAAITVLILQNIAGLIINAIMLGCIFMKTAQSHRRAETLIFSRNACIAVRNNRLCFMVRVGDLRKSMIIGAVVRLQVVRKTMTPEGEVVPIHQIDVQTESAVSSNSIFLLAPLIICHVIDKDSPLYDLSAMELQCSDLEVIVILEGVVETTGITTQARTSYVTEEIQWGHRFVPIVTEEDGIYSVDYSKFGNTVKVATPRCSARELDEKPYILIQTLQKSELSHQNSLRKRNSMRRNNSMRKANASMRRNNSALAVPKVQFLTPEGAQSMAIT, encoded by the exons ATGTTGGCTCGAAAAAGCATAATCCCGGAGGAATTCGCCTTGTCGGGTCTGGCGTCGCGGATTCCCCGCAAGCCGGTGTTTCGGGACAGGGTGAACAAAGCGCGCTTCATCGCCAAGAGCGGCTCCTGCAATCTGGCGCACAAGAACATCCGCGAGCAGGGGAGGTTCCTCCAGGACGTCTTCACCACCCTGGTGGACCTCAAGTGGCGTTTCACGCTGGTCATCTTCACCATGACCTTCCTGTGCAGTTGGTTACTTTTCGCCATGGGATGGTGGCTGGTCGCCTTCGCGCACGGAGACCTGGATCCGTACGCGAAGTCGGACTTGGAGCAGTGTGTCACCAATGTGAA GTCATTCACGTCCGCCTTCCTGTTCTCCATTGAAGTCCAGGTCACCATAGGGTTTGGGGGCCGCATGATCACAGAGCAGTGTCCAGCCGCCATCACGGTCCTGATCCTGCAGAACATCGCGGGGCTCATCATCAATGCCATCATGCTGGGCTGCATCTTCATGAAGACGGCCCAGTCCCACCGCCGCGCCGAGACCCTGATCTTCAGTCGCAACGCCTGCATTGCCGTGCGCAACAACCGCCTGTGCTTCATGGTCCGCGTCGGAGACCTTCGCAAGAGCATGATCATTGGCGCCGTCGTGCGCCTGCAGGTGGTGCGAAAGACCATGACGCCCGAAGGTGAGGTGGTCCCCATCCATCAGATCGACGTGCAGACCGAAAGCGCCGTTTCCAGCAACAGCATCTTCCTGCTGGCCCCCCTCATCATCTGCCACGTGATTGACAAGGACAGCCCACTCTATGACCTCTCCGCTATGGAGCTCCAGTGCAGTGATTTGGAAGTGATTGTGATCCTGGAGGGTGTGGTGGAGACCACCGGCATCACTACTCAGGCCCGGACCTCCTATGTCACCGAGGAGATCCAGTGGGGCCACCGATTTGTGCCAATCGTCACTGAGGAGGACGGGATCTACTCTGTGGACTACTCTAAGTTTGGGAACACAGTGAAGGTGGCCACACCGCGGTGCAGTGCCCGGGAGCTGGACGAGAAGCCGTACATTCTGATCCAGACGCTGCAGAAGAGCGAGCTGTCCCACCAGAACTCGCTGCGCAAGAGAAACTCCATGCGGCGCAACAACTCCATGCGGAAGGCCAATGCCTCCATGCGGCGAAACAACTCGGCCCTTGCTGTGCCCAAGGTGCAGTTCCTCACACCGGAGGGGGCCCAGAGCATGGCCATCACATGA